One window of the Candidatus Nanopelagicales bacterium genome contains the following:
- a CDS encoding ammonium transporter encodes MEETLLSAGDTSWVLTSAALVLLMLPGLALFYGGMTRSKSVLNMAMMVFGALFLVGVLWILYGYSMAFGTDAFGGFVGGPFEFFGLEGLMTDDPEATLPVMAFVGFQAMFAAITVALIAGAIADRTKFSAWMVFAGIWATIVYFPVAHWVWAADGWIFTGSGPLNGIPAIDFAGGTAVHINAGAAGLALAFVLGRRLGWPKTPMKPHNLMLVMLGAGLLWFGWFGFNAGSALAANNAASVVFVNTFAATCAAAIGWLVTEKIRDGHATSLGAASGVVAGLVAITPSCSAVSPVGALILGLIAGVLCALAVGLKYRFKFDDSLDVVGVHLVGGLVGTLLIGFLATEAAPAGVNGLFYGGGAGQLWSQFIAAITVMLYSFVLAFVIGKLIAVTMGFRVSEEDEVTGVDLTIHAETAYELQDSGAGNFAGVGHAAAKAAQAATKEVSA; translated from the coding sequence ATGGAAGAGACACTGTTGAGCGCAGGAGACACGTCCTGGGTTCTGACCAGTGCCGCCCTGGTGCTTCTGATGCTCCCGGGCCTGGCGCTGTTCTACGGCGGCATGACCCGTTCCAAGAGCGTGCTGAACATGGCCATGATGGTCTTCGGCGCGCTGTTCCTCGTCGGGGTCCTGTGGATCCTGTACGGCTACTCGATGGCGTTCGGGACCGACGCGTTCGGCGGGTTCGTCGGCGGACCGTTCGAGTTCTTCGGCCTCGAGGGCCTCATGACCGACGATCCCGAGGCCACGCTGCCGGTGATGGCGTTCGTCGGCTTCCAGGCGATGTTCGCGGCCATCACGGTCGCGCTGATCGCCGGCGCGATCGCCGACCGCACCAAGTTCAGCGCCTGGATGGTGTTCGCCGGCATCTGGGCCACCATCGTGTACTTCCCCGTGGCGCACTGGGTCTGGGCGGCTGACGGCTGGATCTTCACCGGCTCCGGCCCGCTCAACGGCATCCCCGCCATCGACTTCGCCGGTGGCACGGCGGTCCACATCAACGCCGGCGCGGCGGGCCTCGCCCTCGCCTTCGTCCTCGGCCGCCGACTCGGCTGGCCGAAGACGCCGATGAAGCCGCACAACCTGATGCTGGTCATGCTCGGCGCCGGGCTGCTGTGGTTCGGCTGGTTCGGCTTCAACGCCGGTTCCGCGCTGGCCGCCAACAACGCCGCTTCTGTGGTGTTCGTCAACACCTTCGCCGCGACCTGCGCCGCCGCCATCGGCTGGCTGGTCACGGAAAAGATCCGCGACGGGCACGCCACCAGCCTCGGCGCCGCGTCCGGCGTCGTCGCCGGTCTGGTCGCCATCACGCCGTCCTGCTCGGCGGTGTCGCCGGTGGGCGCGCTGATCCTGGGTCTCATCGCCGGCGTCCTGTGCGCCCTGGCGGTCGGCCTGAAGTACCGCTTCAAGTTCGACGACTCGCTCGACGTCGTGGGCGTCCACCTCGTCGGCGGCCTCGTCGGCACCCTGCTCATCGGCTTCCTCGCCACCGAGGCCGCGCCCGCGGGCGTCAACGGCCTGTTCTACGGCGGCGGTGCCGGGCAGCTGTGGTCGCAGTTCATCGCCGCGATCACCGTGATGCTCTACTCGTTCGTCCTGGCGTTCGTGATCGGCAAGCTCATCGCCGTCACGATGGGCTTCCGGGTCAGCGAGGAGGACGAGGTCACCGGCGTCGACCTCACGATCCACGCCGAGACCGCGTACGAGCTGCAGGACAGCGGCGCCGGCAACTTCGCCGGGGTCGGGCACGCGGCGGCCAAGGCCGCCCAGGCTGCGACGAAGGAGGTGTCGGCATGA
- a CDS encoding P-II family nitrogen regulator, which translates to MRLVTAVIKPFKLEDVKSALESYGIHGLTVTEASGYGRQRGHTEVYRGAEYTVDLVPKVRIEVVVEDSDAESVAEVIVKSAQTGRIGDGKVWIAPVDTIIRVRTGERGADAL; encoded by the coding sequence ATGAGGCTCGTCACCGCGGTCATCAAGCCGTTCAAGCTCGAGGACGTGAAGTCCGCCCTGGAGTCGTACGGCATCCACGGCCTGACCGTCACCGAGGCCAGCGGCTACGGCCGGCAGCGCGGGCACACCGAGGTGTACCGCGGGGCGGAGTACACCGTCGATCTGGTGCCGAAGGTGCGCATCGAGGTCGTGGTGGAGGACTCCGACGCCGAGTCCGTCGCCGAGGTGATCGTGAAGTCGGCCCAGACCGGTCGCATCGGCGACGGCAAGGTCTGGATCGCGCCGGTCGACACGATCATCCGGGTCCGCACCGGCGAGCGGGGCGCGGACGCGCTCTGA
- a CDS encoding lysoplasmalogenase, producing the protein MTGPAATAPSTRVPLPGVRALLAAAVVVAVVNLAAQVLDAAWVGRVSIWLFMPLLGLWAWTATPRPVPRPLALLLVGTVFAWGGDVFLSLPRDGDLLFLLGIGSFLVMQVLYLLAFRSVPGPGLVRAWPIAWIPYGVFWVGMNALLWPGTGDLRIPVLVYSAALVLMAVAALDLVLRVPRADGWRVAWGAVLFVVSDACIALRAFVDVLPDGRVTSVLIMVTYLPAQLLIVTGFVRAVRAVSRPTGSAATP; encoded by the coding sequence ATGACCGGTCCCGCCGCCACCGCACCGTCCACCCGTGTCCCGCTGCCCGGCGTCCGCGCGCTGCTCGCGGCCGCCGTCGTCGTGGCGGTGGTCAACCTGGCGGCGCAGGTCCTCGACGCCGCCTGGGTGGGCCGGGTCTCGATCTGGCTGTTCATGCCCCTGCTCGGGCTGTGGGCCTGGACGGCCACGCCGCGGCCGGTGCCCCGGCCGCTGGCGCTCCTGCTCGTCGGCACGGTGTTCGCATGGGGAGGGGACGTGTTCCTGAGCCTGCCGCGCGACGGTGACCTGCTGTTCCTGCTGGGGATCGGGTCGTTCCTGGTGATGCAGGTGCTCTACCTGCTGGCGTTCCGGTCAGTGCCCGGGCCCGGCCTGGTCCGTGCCTGGCCGATCGCCTGGATCCCGTACGGCGTCTTCTGGGTCGGGATGAACGCGCTGCTGTGGCCGGGGACGGGCGACCTGCGGATCCCGGTCCTGGTCTACAGCGCGGCGCTGGTCCTGATGGCCGTCGCGGCGCTGGACCTGGTGCTGCGGGTGCCCCGGGCCGACGGGTGGCGGGTCGCGTGGGGTGCGGTGCTGTTCGTGGTGTCCGACGCCTGCATCGCGCTGCGCGCGTTCGTGGACGTGCTCCCCGACGGCCGCGTGACCTCGGTGCTGATCATGGTGACGTACCTGCCGGCGCAACTGCTCATCGTGACCGGCTTCGTCCGGGCGGTGCGGGCGGTCAGCCGTCCCACTGGGAGCGCTGCGACGCCCTGA
- the ftsY gene encoding signal recognition particle-docking protein FtsY, with amino-acid sequence MEPSLILYLVLTVAVLVLIAAVAVTLVRRRSAPSQPPRPGVDYAPGVGDDAEPPRDTPRRGVEQVDVGDSLGGAATAVAEPPEAEVVEVEVVEEAAPALEVPAPSAGRLARLRARLARSQNALGRGLLALLSRDTLDAATWDEIEETLLVADLGVGPTQELVERLKTRVRVDSVRDPEAVRAILREELLALVGTDLDRTLATGRREGRPSVVLVVGVNGTGKTTTTGKLARVLIADGRHVVLGAADTFRAAAADQLQTWGDRVGATVVRGPEGGDPAAVAFDAVRAGTEQEADTVVIDTAGRLHTKVGLMDELGKVKRVVEKQGPVDEVLLVLDATTGQNGLAQARVFGEVVDVTGLVLTKLDGTAKGGIVVAVQRELGVPVKLVGLGEGPDDLAPFEPEAFVDALLSDE; translated from the coding sequence GTGGAACCGTCCCTGATCCTGTACCTCGTCCTGACCGTCGCGGTCCTCGTCCTGATCGCGGCCGTCGCCGTCACCCTGGTCCGGCGCCGGAGCGCACCGTCGCAGCCGCCCCGTCCCGGCGTCGACTACGCCCCGGGGGTGGGGGACGACGCCGAGCCACCCCGGGACACCCCGCGCCGCGGGGTGGAGCAGGTCGACGTGGGGGACTCCCTCGGCGGGGCCGCGACCGCGGTGGCCGAGCCGCCCGAGGCCGAGGTCGTCGAGGTCGAGGTCGTCGAGGAGGCGGCCCCCGCACTGGAGGTCCCTGCCCCCAGCGCCGGCCGGCTGGCCCGGCTGCGGGCCCGGCTGGCCCGCTCGCAGAACGCGCTCGGCCGCGGGCTGCTGGCGCTGCTCTCCCGCGACACCCTGGATGCCGCCACGTGGGACGAGATCGAGGAGACGCTGCTGGTCGCCGACCTCGGCGTCGGCCCCACCCAGGAGCTGGTGGAGCGGCTGAAGACCCGCGTGCGGGTCGACTCCGTACGCGACCCCGAGGCGGTCCGCGCCATCCTGCGCGAGGAGCTGCTCGCCCTGGTGGGCACCGACCTCGACCGCACGCTGGCCACCGGGCGGCGTGAGGGGCGGCCCTCGGTGGTCCTGGTCGTCGGGGTCAACGGCACCGGCAAGACCACGACCACGGGCAAGCTCGCCCGCGTCCTCATCGCGGACGGACGGCACGTGGTCCTGGGCGCCGCGGACACGTTCCGCGCCGCCGCTGCCGACCAGCTGCAGACCTGGGGCGACCGGGTCGGCGCCACCGTGGTGCGCGGCCCCGAGGGCGGCGACCCCGCCGCCGTCGCGTTCGACGCCGTACGCGCGGGCACCGAGCAGGAGGCCGACACCGTGGTCATCGACACCGCCGGGCGCCTGCACACCAAGGTCGGGCTGATGGACGAGCTCGGCAAGGTCAAGCGCGTGGTCGAGAAGCAGGGCCCGGTGGACGAGGTGCTGCTGGTGCTCGACGCCACCACCGGCCAGAACGGCCTGGCGCAGGCCCGCGTCTTCGGCGAGGTCGTGGACGTGACCGGCCTGGTGCTGACCAAGCTCGACGGGACCGCCAAGGGCGGCATCGTCGTGGCCGTGCAGCGCGAGCTCGGCGTGCCGGTCAAGCTGGTCGGGCTCGGCGAGGGTCCCGACGACCTGGCGCCGTTCGAGCCCGAGGCGTTCGTGGACGCGCTCCTCAGCGACGAGTGA